GAGCAATGAATGAGTCGCCAGATCCAGGCGATCCTGGGCCACCGCTAGTGAGTGAGATACTgaattcagaagaagaagtttgtgTAGACCCTCTGGTTGATGTTCTAGAACTGGCTTCAGATGGCTCCGATGAGAGAGCTCGTCCTCAAGAAGAccagaaagagattgaCAGAGAAAACAACGAAagattgaaagaagaagtactGAATGAAGTGAGCCAAAGCGATACCGAAGATATTGATGAATACGAacaaaccaaagaagaagaatttcaagatgaagaacttgatgaagaacttgaagaatatgaagaactttctgaagatgaagagtaCAATGATGAAACACTTGCTTCCACTATTATCCGAGAAATCCAAGATGGTACTTATATCTGTTTGGTTTGTACTGGGGAGATCGATCAGCACTCTCAAGTATGGTCTTGTGACGAATGCTACAGAGTGTATGACCTTGATTGTATCAAGGACTGGGCACTTCGTGGTTCGTCAACTGACAAGACTAGTAAGCAATGGAGATGTCCAGCTTGTAATGTTGCTATTAAGAATATCCCCTCTCGCTTTACCTGTTGGTGTGGAAGGGTTGTGAATCCACATGCTAACCCTTTGTCTCCGTTCAGCTGTGGCAACTCCTGTAACAGTCAATATGAAAATTGTGTCCATTCTTGTAGTTCCATTTGTCATCCTGGTGCCCATCCGATTTGTGGTGCAATGGGACCCTTAATGAAATGTCAATGTGGGAAAGAAGCCAAACAAGTGCCTTGCTTAATCACTCCATACGAAACTGGCTGGAACTGCAGTAATCCCTGTGAAATTGTAATTTGCGATTTGAAGCACAAATGTAAACGTGGATGCCATTCTGGTTTCTGTGGAGTTTGTGAAGAGAGCGTATCTCTCAAATGTTACTGTGGAAAGGAAGACTTGCAATTGAGCTGCCACGaaaaacaacttgaagaatgccACGACTCGGAAGGTAATTCATGGATTGGTGGAGGACGTTGCACCAAGAAGACGCGGGTGTACTACAACTGTAACAACCATTATCGGGACTTAGAGTGTCAGCCTCTTCCACAGCAAGTCGAGATCTGCAGACTTGATCCCTCGCAAGTCGATACCTGCTACTGTGGAAAGACGCATGTAGAGGCAAAAGGTAGAACGAACTGTACTGATCCAATTCCGCAATGTGATTCACGCTGTGATAAGGTGTTACCTTGCGGCTGTCATTGTCTAATGAAATGCCATCCTGGTCCATGCGAATGCTTTTCTAAGAAGGACATCAAGTGTGCCTGTGGCCATGAGACGTTTTCTGTAATGTGTAGATTCATTCAGGAGGGTTACCAACCCAAGTGTAAACATAAGTGCTCTGTTCTTTTGAATTGCAGAAAGCATTATCACCGTGAGCAGTGTTGTCAGTATGAACAGGTAGCTCTTAAACGAGAACgagacaagaagaaggcaatCAGAAATAATACCAGATCGAATTTTAACGACGAGATAATGACGATGGAAGCTATACATATATGTATGAAGACATGTAATAGATTGAAATCTTGCGGCCAACATTACTGTGAAGCATTGTGCCATCCTGGGCCATGTGGAGTTTGCTACGAATCCACCAACGAAGACTTGGTGTGCAATTGTGGAAAAACTGTTCTTCCAGCACCAGTTCGTTGTGGAAGCAAACTTGTTTGCCATGAGCAGTGTGTTAGGCCCAAAGCTTGTGGTCATCGTCCAGAACCTCATGAGTGTCATGAGGATGCTGTAGCCTGTCCTAAGTGTACTGCTTTAGTTGCTAAAGAATGTAATTGTGGATTGAAGGCAGATATTCCTGGTATTCTCTGCTCGCAAGAAAATGTATCTTGTGGCTCCATTTGCACTGTTGCTATGCTGTGTGGACATCCTTGTCTCAGATCCTGTTCTTCTCGTTGTACCAAAGATAACATTCATAACAGTTCATCCCTCTGCATGGCTCTCTGCAAGAAGGTCAGAAAGAATTGTCCGCACTTGTGTAAAATGAAATGCCATGCCAATAAAGTCGGCAAAAGCGCTAATTGTGATATTACCAGATGCACAGAGTTGGTCCAAGTGACATGTGAATGCGGTCGtgtcaagaagaaagtgcCTTGTGGAAGTACTGTAGAAAATTCTTCTCTCATTGGAAGTACTCTTGAATGCGACGAAGAATGTATCAAATCTAAGAGAGACACCGAGTTGCGTTCTGCATTCATGGTAGGTGATGCCAATGATACCTTGAAAGATGAGATTCCTTATTCAGAGCTGGTAATGTCTACCTTCCAGGCTCAAACTACTTGGTGTTCACGTATTGAGAATGTCATGAGAAcctttgttgaagattaCTATGTCCAACTCGATCAAGAGGTCAAGTCACCCAAGAGAACTTTCCATTTCCCACCCATGACTTCCCCTCAACGTACGTTTGTACACGAGTTGGCTGAAGCGTACAAACTCTATAGTGAATCGCAAGACAAGGACCCCAAACGGTCCGTGTTCATTGTCATTACTCGGATGTCGAAATTGCCAGAAATGACAGTAGCCAAAGCTATAGCTCATAAAGATAGTTTAATTCAAGAGGCTAACAAGGTGaatgaattgaaacaaCAGGATATCGAAAAGGCAGCGTTCAACGCCTTGATCATCCAAGACGTCTTTTTCGGCATAGTGAAGGACGACTTGGAGaacgagttgaacaagtatCTCGAAAAGTTTTCCAATAAGGAACCGAAATTTCAGTGGCTCAAGGAGTCTACTTTCATCTTTTACTTTAATACAACCTTCGAGAAAGTGACGccagaagacgaaaacgaGTTGTATTTGTTGCTGAAGACGTTGCGGAAGGTGCTTCGTGAGAAGTCATTGGCCTTTGACTGTAAGTTGTGCTCTATAGACGAAAGTGCTACCTACGTTCTCAAGATTGATAACGTCGCCAGTACCCCAACGAGAGAATCGACCCCTCAGCCTGTCAAGAGTATGAACTCGTTTGACTTGCTTGCAGAAGAGAATACCCAAATAGAAGTCTAGACTCTATGCATTAATGATTGTTATTATGATATATATTATACATACAATAAACGAGGGAACTCGTCAAAAGTGTTCGAAAGTGTAGTGATATTTTGGGTGACTTAAGAGtccacttcttctgatttttcagcttctacGGATTCTTGTGTTTCACCAGcttcatctttttcttcaacctTCCTGTGGCTTCTCTTTCTGCGTGttggtttcttttctgtAGTATCTTCCTTAGtttctgtcttcttcttctttataCTCAATGGGTTAGGACCCTTGGGTccctttctcttctttggagCTGGCTGTTGAACAGCTTCCTTCAGTTCCACTTCTGATTCCTTCGGCACAATACCAGTATACTTTGCATCATTCAAACCAGCCGTgagcttctttctttcaaaggCTTCACTGTACTTGGAAGTAGCTTCAGAAATCGGCTCCATGACCATCACGGCTCTGTTCATGAAAATCAACGGCACACCAGGCACTTTGCGCAACTTAACTCTCAATTCATAATTTTGAGCTGCCACCACATATCTGTGCTTATTAACACCTTCAATATTCACAATAGACTGGACACATAAGCTGGGATCTATAGCTTCTCTGTGGTTACATCTACGTCTCTCAAACTGCTTGGCAATATCAATGGCACTCTGATTTTTGCTGTCGTAAAGTGCTTGCATACAACACTGAGTTATCATTGGCTTGGTCTCGCCTTGAATTGTTCTGTTCAACCCTTTCACAATGTCATAGGATGCCTTCTCACAGTTAAGAACCAATTCGCTATCTACTATGGTCTGGAAAGGTTCTCTGAACTTGAACGTATGGAGATATACGTTCATCTGACGCTTGTACGACTTGGCCCTCTTCTGTCTCATTGTGTATCAGTGAATATTGAAGTCTTTCCAAAAGAATATCGAACCAGTTGCAAACTAAGCAATTTACAGAGATGAGCAAATCGGtatactgaaaatttcagatCCTGCATAAAGCACACATATACCGATTAtttattcttgaaatctaAACACTAAATCCATatacaatttcttcaatgccGTATCATATCGCTCTTGTGGGTCTAGTTGTGTATTTCATGTGAGTTTTATTCTATCTATTGTATTTTATATGatctttgttgaagtgTTTTTCGTTTGTTCAACGTCTTGCTTGGCCGAAGCATCATCCATCATCAATACAAGGGCCGTTCTTCATATGTAGTTTCTCTATGGATATACGAAACAAACTCCTTAGATGTCTATTTATCACTTCTGTCGTGATTAATTTCTTTTTACATTGTTTTTTGTCCCCTTCACGACTATTGGAATCATTCCCCCAGTAGGAATAGTGAATTTACGATGGCCAATGACTGTGATGAAACCTCTTATGGTTCCAGCGTGTGACGTTATGGAAATAATGCTGTCTTCGTCCTCGTCGaaaatcttctgaagaactCCGTCTACACGGAGAAACTGTTGGTGAAGCTGTTCTCTAACTGTAGAATACTTTTGAGCCAACAAATCATCTTCAGTAaaaccttcttcaaaatcaagatcAGTATATTTAGACTCAAGAGCAGACTTCGTAGTTCTTTCATGACAGAGATGCACTCCGATGGTTTCTCGTACATTTTCTATTACAATGGGTCTCGGTATTTCGATATCTCTCCACGTATGGAATAAAGTATCAATGGACCTCAGTAAGGGAGACACATAGAACTTAGTGGGAAGTGGAGCACCATTTTCAAGCTGGCTCTTCCACAATTCTCCATTTTCCTTTGCCTGAGAAATGCCCAAATCTGTTAATTTCGCGTCTGGACCCCATTCGATCTCGCCATCGGTTCCCACAAATCTCCATCTACTAAACCAATCTGCCTTAGGGTATTTATGTGAAGCGATGTTGTGCCAACCTTGGCCGTGTCTTGCCAAGAATAGCATTTTGTACTTCGTATTCGGTACAGAAGTCGAATTGAGCAGTTCAAGTCTATCTATGAGTTCTTCCCACGGCTTGGTGGTTCCAAAGCCTTGGGTAGCATAGTTAAACTTCATATCATCTGTATTGTCTGATGTCTGCATGAAAAAACCTTGAACAGGCTCAAAATCCCACGAAAACGTAGAGTCACTTTCCGAACTTTCTGAAGTACTAGCACAATTCAACACGTCAGCCTTGGCCCTTATCTCGGCAATTCGTTTATAGTAAAGCTCATCCTGATCCAAATCCTCATGGGCATCTACGTGGTCTCGCTCGTTGGGTACTAGCAACGACATTATTGTAAATGTAATACCGATGCTTTTTGGAAAATAGGAAAGTGACAGTCTTCGAGATACCTCGAgaacatcttcttgaatgcTAGCTGTCTGAACATTGGTTCCAGAAAAGGTGCAAAATGAGTCAGGACAGCCTATTCACCGACATACGTGCCGAAATATTCACGTGATGAATCATGTGACTGAATAAATTTTCGTAAGAGCTTTTTTAGATACGCCATCCGCCTGCATACGCTGCATAGAAAATCATGCACTCAATAAAGATAGAACTTGCACCCAATTTTGGCCGTAGTTTGTGGAGGAAGGAGACATCATGGAACACTAAAACAAAAACCGAACGACGAAGCAGAAGGTCGAAAGAGCAGGATGACACAGGGAACCATACGGATACTTTGGGAAAATCAattttcctttctcttttgtGACCACAATTGCTCCCAGCAAAATAGCCACCAAATCTGTCTTTTGTCTGATATGCTGCACTAACATCGACCCACCGCAGACACAACAGACACAAAGACACAAACTGGCAGACAATCAGATAGCATTTGCGGAAGATAGAACCATACACGGCAACTACATTATGTTCTTGAATGCAAGAATCTTGTCATTTTAAGCTTCATAGACAAGCAATCGCAAGCGAGAATCCGGAATTACATTTCCACCGGGCAACTACTCACTGGTAATTGTTGTGTTGGATCCACTTTGGAGGGGCTGCTTTGGATGAGATGGAACACCCTGCATATGAGTCTATCGTCGCATTAGTGAAATACTATCACGTGAATGATAACTTGCAGGTTTGGCACGACCGTTTGCAGGTTGGATGTGTTTTTAATCTCGACTAAGAAAAGATGCTGgtttttcaattgagttaacatttttgcatttctttctttattcaCGACAACTTGCATTTTTGCTGCAACAGAAACACAGGGACCACTCCAGAAGCAGCAACAAATCATGTCGGAGGAACCAACCGGCGTTGCGCCCGAATCGGCTCCGAAAAAAAGGCTTCTTGAAGACGCCGACACCGATACTAAGTCTACGTCTAACACTTCCGTTTCTGGCACTGTTGAAAATCTGACAGACATAAATTTTCATCCAGACACCAATTCAACAGAAGCTTCAAAAGGGAATCCGGACCAGATACCAGTGTCGAATGGCGATGACCATAAGAGAATAAAGCTTGAGCCCAAAGTTGGAAACGAGTCTTCTGTTACTCTTGCGGAGCAAAATGAGCCTCTAGTTGAAAATAATGTGGAAACAtacattgaacaattaGATAAGGAAAAGTCGGCAACGGATCAAGATGAACCAGCAAACAAGATAGCCACATTCGAGCCAGCAAAGCAGGCAGTAGAACAAGCAAAACCTCAGAGTCAAGAAGATAAGCAAGTAAGTgcaaatgatgaagatggaagaGATAAAGAACATAGAAAggacaaagaagaactgaaAGAAAACGAGGAAATAACTATAGAAACCCAAGGAATACCAGAAATTGCTAAGCCTGCTGTTGAAGTAAAAATCGAGAAAGGCGTGAAAGACGGAAATGTAAAATCTGAAACGAAACTTCTTTCGGAGTCTACAGCTGATGATAAAATCAAGCAAGAGGAGCCACCAAAAGATAAGAATGCTCACAAAGTGGTTGGTATTACTGGAGAAAAACTTGCGGTTGCTTCCAACGGTGTTGGTGTTAAACAAAGCACGCCTCAGATTGTAGTAGTCCCACCCACCAAACCTCAGTTGTTCTATAGTCCGTTGAAGACTGGATTGGTGTATGACGTGAGAATGAGATACCATgcaaaaattttcacttcttaCTTTGAGTACATTGACCCACATCCCGAAGACCCGCGTCGTATCTACCGAATCTACAAGAAGCTTGCAGAGGCTGGCCTTATAGTAGATAGCTCGCTATCAGGTGTCGAGGATATAGGTCCTCTTATGGTGAAAATCCCCATCAGGGAAGCCACCGCTGAGGAAATCTTGGAAGTCCATTCTGAAAGTCATCTCAAATTCATCCAGTCGACAGAGACTATGTCTAGAGAGCGTTTATTAGAGGAGACCGAAAAGGGTGACTCTATTTATGTGAATAACGATTCGTACTTCTCAGCTAAACTCTCATGTGGAGGAACCATTGAGGCTTGTAAGGCAGTTATTGAAGGCAGAGTGAAAAACTCGTTGGCTATTGTGAGACCTCCGGGCCATCATGCTGAACCAGAAACTCCAGGTGGGTTCTGtcttttcagcaatgttgctgttgcaGCCAAGAACATCCTCAAGGCATACCCTGAGTCTGTACGCAAGATCGTTATTGTTGATTGGGACATCCACCACGGAAATGGAACACAAAAGTCTTTCTATGACGATCCTAGAGTTCTCTACATTTCCTTACATAGATATGAGAATGGTAGATTCTACCCCGGTACCAAGTACGGAGGAGCAGATCAGGTAGGAGAAAAGGATGGGGAAGGGTATAATCTCAATATTCCGTGGAGAAACCCAGGAATGCACGACGGAGACTATATATATGCATTCAACCGGGTAGTTCTTCCTgttattcttgaatttgacCCTGATCTCATTATCGTAAGTTCTGGATTCGACGCTGCTGACGGCGATATCATTGGTGGATGTCATGTGACACCTGCTGGATATGGCTACATGACCCATTTGTTGAAGGGCATAGCTAAGGGTAAGTTGGCGGTGATTTTAGAAGGAGGCTACAATTTGGACTCTATCAGCAAGAGTGCTCTAGGTGTAGCAAAAGTTCTTGTAGGAGAACCTCCAGAAGCCACAGTGTCTATGCAGCCTCATTTGGAGACTATTGAAGTAATAGATGAAGTCGTTAAGGTTCAATCAAGATATTGGAAGTCTTTGAGGTACGGGGTTCCTACAACTTCATTTGACGATGTCTACGACTTGAACGGCACTGGCTCTAACTACCAATTGCTCAACATTGGTGAGCCAATAAGAGCCAACCAAGTCAAtgagttgttcaacaagtactCGTTTGTCAACCTCCCCATAATTTCCAGTGCTACTGAAGGAGGAGAAAAGAATGGCATCTTCAGCACAGACTTGCCATCGCATTTGGACGATATCATAATAGCTAGTCCAGATATCTATGAAAGCACAGTAGTAGTTCTTACGATCCACGATCCACCGGAGATCTGGGCCAACATCAACCCAATCAACGGAAGCATTGAGGGCAATTCTTCTGTAATATTGGAACATCCCTTGATGCAGATaatggagaagatgaagaaggaaacaGACAAAAGCGATTCCAAAGAAAAAATTGGCTACATAGATATCAACGTTCCGTCATACCAGTTGCCCATTCCCTTTGGAAATTCAAAGCAGACTTCTACCTATAATCCCACATTTTTCGCCCAGGAGCTCTTGCTTTACATCTGGGACAACTATTTGGCCTACTTTTCGCAGTTAAAGAAGTTAGTGTTTGTCGGCTTTGGTGATTCGTACCAAGCTATAGTACATCTATATGGTAAACGACCATCTCAGGATATCAAAGATTTAGTTAAGGGTACGGTAGCCTTCGTGAACAGGTCGAACTTGAAGGCTTTGGTCCCAGTGATGGATGAGTCAATGGTGGACTGGTACTATCAGAACTCTGTGATCTTCACCAGTTGTTCGAATCCATGTTGGGTTAATCTGAACGGAACTACTCGTTTAGGAAATGGTTCCACTGAAGCAAACGGAGGTGACGATAGCAACAAGAGACCAAGGAGAAAATTTGGCAGAGTGTTGAAGGCATCTGTGGATGGCTTGTACGATATAATCGCCGAAAGATTCGACGAAGGTGTTGACTTCATCTTGGATTCCATCGAAGAGTACTCCAGCAGCGAGAGCAGCAACTGAGTTGCAATATGGCGACTTTGTAATTGCTCTCTAATGCTGGCAGCTTTTAGTTCTCCTTATGTATTATACGAATAGATGATAAATCATTATCTATTTTACAGTAGTCATTATGTATTATGCGAATAGATGAATAATTTTCATAAACTATCTTACAGTACCTGTTCTATGGATATAACAAGAGTTGGATAGGATATAACAATATTATAGACAGAATAGAATTGAGAATTAAACGTAACTGGGAAATCGTTTTGAGAACTGCTTCTCAAGATCGTCTACGTCGGGTAAGGAGACGTCGCTGGAGTTGCTACCTCGTCTTTGCTTTGTCTCCAGCGACTTTAAATGAACCGGCTTCTTTGGTTTAGGCGGAGGTCCCT
This Scheffersomyces stipitis CBS 6054 chromosome 3, complete sequence DNA region includes the following protein-coding sequences:
- the FAP1 gene encoding FKBP12-associated protein (go_component nucleus~go_function transcription factor activity~go_process regulation of transcription, DNA-dependent) — its product is EEFQDEELDEELEEYEELSEDEEYNDETLASTIIREIQDGTYICLVCTGEIDQHSQVWSCDECYRVYDLDCIKDWALRGSSTDKTSKQWRCPACNVAIKNIPSRFTCWCGRVVNPHANPLSPFSCGNSCNSQYENCVHSCSSICHPGAHPICGAMGPLMKCQCGKEAKQVPCLITPYETGWNCSNPCEIVICDLKHKCKRGCHSGFCGVCEESVSLKCYCGKEDLQLSCHEKQLEECHDSEGNSWIGGGRCTKKTRVYYNCNNHYRDLECQPLPQQVEICRLDPSQVDTCYCGKTHVEAKGRTNCTDPIPQCDSRCDKVLPCGCHCLMKCHPGPCECFSKKDIKCACGHETFSVMCRFIQEGYQPKCKHKCSVLLNCRKHYHREQCCQYEQVALKRERDKKKAIRNNTRSNFNDEIMTMEAIHICMKTCNRLKSCGQHYCEALCHPGPCGVCYESTNEDLVCNCGKTVLPAPVRCGSKLVCHEQCVRPKACGHRPEPHECHEDAVACPKCTALVAKECNCGLKADIPGILCSQENVSCGSICTVAMSCGHPCLRSCSSRCTKDNIHNSSSLCMALCKKVRKNCPHLCKMKCHANKVGKSANCDITRCTELVQVTCECGRVKKKVPCGSTVENSSLIGSTLECDEECIKSKRDTELRSAFMANKVNELKQQDIEKAAFNALIIQDVFFGIVKDDLENELNKYLEKFSNKEPKFQWLKESTFIFYFNTTFEKVTPEDENELYLLSKTLRKVLREKSLAFDCKLCSIDESATYVLKIDNVASTPTRESTPQPVKSMNSFDLLAEENTQIEV
- a CDS encoding predicted protein — encoded protein: MRQKRAKSYKRQMNVYLHTFKFREPFQTIVDSELVLNCEKASYDIVKGLNRTIQGETKPMITQCCMQALYDSKNQSAIDIAKQFERRRCNHREAIDPSLCVQSIVNIEGVNKHRYVVAAQNYELRVKLRKVPGVPLIFMNRAVMVMEPISEATSKYSEAFERKKLTAGLNDAKYTGIVPKESEVESKEAVQQPAPKKRKGPKGPNPLSIKKKKT
- the PMU2 gene encoding phosphomutase homolog, whose protein sequence is MSLLVPNERDHVDAHEDLDQDELYYKRIAEIRAKADVDSTFSWDFEPVQGFFMQTSDNTDDMKFNYATQGFGTTKPWEELIDRLESLNSTSVPNTKYKMLFLARHGQGWHNIASHKYPKADWFSRWRFVGTDGEIEWGPDAKLTDLGISQAKENGELWKSQLENGAPLPTKFYVSPLSRSIDTLFHTWRDIEIPRPIVIENVRETIGVHLCHERTTKSALESKYTDLDFEEGFTEDDLLAQKYSTVREQLHQQFLRVDGVLQKIFDEDEDSIISITSHAGTIRGFITVIGHRKFTIPTGGMIPIVVKGTKNNVKRN
- a CDS encoding histone deacetylase A, which translates into the protein MSEEPTGVAPESAPKKRLLEDADTDTKSTSNTSVSGTVENSTDINFHPDTNSTEASKGNPDQIPVSNGDDHKRIKLEPKVGNESSIVVVPPTKPQLFYSPLKTGLVYDVRMRYHAKIFTSYFEYIDPHPEDPRRIYRIYKKLAEAGLIVDSSLSGVEDIGPLMVKIPIREATAEEILEVHSESHLKFIQSTETMSRERLLEETEKGDSIYVNNDSYFSAKLSCGGTIEACKAVIEGRVKNSLAIVRPPGHHAEPETPGGFCLFSNVAVAAKNILKAYPESVRKIVIVDWDIHHGNGTQKSFYDDPRVLYISLHRYENGRFYPGTKYGGADQVGEKDGEGYNLNIPWRNPGMHDGDYIYAFNRVVLPVILEFDPDLIIVSSGFDAADGDIIGGCHVTPAGYGYMTHLLKGIAKGKLAVILEGGYNLDSISKSALGVAKVLVGEPPEATVSMQPHLETIEVIDEVVKVQSRYWKSLRYGVPTTSFDDVYDLNGTGSNYQLLNIGEPIRANQVNELFNKYSFVNLPIISSATEGGEKNGIFSTDLPSHLDDIIIASPDIYESTVVVLTIHDPPEIWANINPINGSIEGNSSVILEHPLMQIMEKMKKETDKSDSKEKIGYIDINVPSYQLPIPFGNSKQTSTYNPTFFAQELLLYIWDNYLAYFSQLKKLVFVGFGDSYQAIVHLYGKRPSQDIKDLVKGTVAFVNRSNLKALVPVMDESMVDWYYQNSVIFTSCSNPCWVNSNGTTRLGNGSTEANGGDDSNKRPRRKFGRVLKASVDGLYDIIAERFDEGVDFILDSIEEYSSSESSN